TTTAGAAAGAATAAAATTAAAATCCTCTAAAGATTCATCATAGAAACCAAGTCCAGAGTTTAATTTACCTCTTCTAAAGGTCCATGTTAAGTTATCCTTTCCATAAGGTAAAATAGCATTACATATTCCTATTTTTTTATATGCTTTTTTACCTTTAACAACTTCTCCTTCTAAAGTATAATCAACACGTTTTTTTACTTTATCATTTTTATACTTCCAAACCGTTTTAACCTTACCGTTAGGAAAATAAAAATTAGCAATACTATCATGATACCCTTTAGCGTTAAATACGTAGTTAGACCTTAAAGCACCACTTTTATAAAAAGTTTTATAACCTAAAAGTTTTCCAGACTTAAAACTTCTTGTAACTCTTAAATTACCATTTTCATAATAAGATTTAGCTGGTAAATCTTTATAAAGTTTAGCTCTTTGAGAAAAACCAAATAAAGGGGATAATAATATAAAAAGACTAACTATAAATTTATTCACATTCTTATTTATTTTAATTACATCAACACCACTTTAGAAATCAGATCATCACCTATTTCTTCATTCATCATTTTTACAATTTTATCTTTACCATAACTTAACTCTTCTCTTAAAACAGAAGAATTTAAGTTAACTACCAAGGTTTTATTTTGCAATTTCACAGAAGTTGTATGAGTAGCAACTCCGGGTCCCATCATTTTATTCCAAGTTTCTTCTATCTTTATTTTTTGCATTCCCTTACTCAAGTTGTTTTCCTTGATAAAAAATTGCATTAAATCTTTTACTGAAAATGAATCGTTTTCTCTTTTTGCCATTATTATGGATATTGGATATTTATTAACAGATTACTTCGTCACTTTTACTCGTAATGACATTATAACTTAAAAATCTGATATTCTTTACTTCCTTGTTTTAATATATTTTCTGTTCTTTCAAAATGAGTGTCTGTTATAAATATTTGTCCAAATTCATCATTATTTACCAAATCTATAATTTGAGACACCCTATTTTCATCTAATTTATCAAAAATATCATCTAATAATAAGATAGGAATCACTTTAGATTGTTGTTTGATAAACTCAAACTGCGCCAATTTTAATGCAATTAAATACGATTTTTGCTGTCCTTGAGACCCAAACTTTTTAATAGGATATTCTCCAATATCAAAACTCAAATCATCTTTATGTATTCCCGATGTTGTATACTGT
The nucleotide sequence above comes from Polaribacter butkevichii. Encoded proteins:
- a CDS encoding DUF721 domain-containing protein, which translates into the protein MAKRENDSFSVKDLMQFFIKENNLSKGMQKIKIEETWNKMMGPGVATHTTSVKLQNKTLVVNLNSSVLREELSYGKDKIVKMMNEEIGDDLISKVVLM